A genomic window from Ischnura elegans chromosome 10, ioIscEleg1.1, whole genome shotgun sequence includes:
- the LOC124166977 gene encoding uncharacterized protein LOC124166977: MAQRNDGNPSTNRETENALFEAVRKGFPVEYVDLLLEMRGYLDELRVEDLKEEKAPSTAHSGSRKVSSSGGTLLHVAVRRGNLEWVDKLPGMGASPTLHRDIEGYTPLTLAERMVELNPLDNTYKAVLSALRRVAVDATSVRGGKEFLENVLAEIRTGHTLINSNLSQMRDNQKASNDLIRELVENYALMVARMETLSTTPLRILKSLESHASDLKQKVGIIKIRSDVDHEKTNCINEMMQKTKIKGATYEKIDYARELYSNLYECDVLTSSLLHYLQNDESLSVYIDCTSENIEDIKPQYKNIDGEVFTGDKDSMFADREENRVYLAALMTSYFGKDIIMSRFARALAMLAINNLYHNEGRPYSIEDKGSLAAFQEAMAEAVAKKDKIPKNHPYVSWAVGMKTSLGRESRLAAVPIEYVAKFGSVQGRELMKDHVPMLLRFYEENVLPKLQ; encoded by the exons ATGGCACAAAGGAACGATGGCAACCCTTCCACTAATAGAGAGACTGAAAATGCACTGTTCGAAGCGGTCAGGAAGGGTTTTCCGGTGGAATACGTAGATTTGCTGCTGGAAATGCGCGGATATCTGGACGAACTGCGGGTGGAGGATTTGAAAGAAGAGAAAG CTCCCTCGACAGCGCACTCTGGCTCCAGGAAAGTCAGCTCCTCTGGCGGCACCCTCCTGCACGTCGCGGTCCGTCGAGGCAATTTGGAGTGGGTGGACAAACTACCCGGGATGGGAGCCAGCCCTACGCTTCACCGAGATATTGAGGGATACACGCCCCTGACGCTGGCGGAGAGGATGGTTGAACTAAATCCGTTGGACAACACTTACAAGGCCGTACTTTCCGCGCTCAGGAGGGTGGCGGTAGATGCGACCTCTGTACGTGGCGGCAAAGAATTTTTGGAGAATGTCCTGGCCGAGATCCGTACAGGTCATACGTTAATCAATTCCAACCTCTCCCAAATGCGTGACAACCAGAAGGCCAGCAATGACCTTATCAGGGAGCTGGTCGAAAACTATGCGTTGATGGTGGCCAGGATGGAAACACTCTCCACGACACCGTTGAGAATTTTGAAGTCATTGGAAAGCCACGCGTCGGATTTGAAACAAAAGGTTGGCATTATCAAGATACGGAGCGACGTAGATCACGAGAAGACAAATTGCATCAACGAGATGATGCAGAAGACGAAGATAAAGGGTGCAACTTATGAAAAAATCGATTACGCCAGGGAGCTCTACTCGAATCTGTACGAGTGTGACGTATTAACTTCGTCCCTGTTGCATTACTTACAAAACGATGAAAGTCTCAGTGTCTATATTGACTGCACATCGGAAAATATCGAGGATATCAAGCCTCAATACAAGAACATAGACGGCGAGGTGTTCACAGGTGACAAAGACTCCATGTTCGCTGATCGAGAGGAAAATAGGGTTTATCTAGCAGCTCTGATGACTTCATATTTTGGGAAGGATATAATAATGTCTCGCTTTGCTCGCGCTTTGGCAATGTTAGCAatcaataatttatatcataaTGAGGGAAGGCCCTACTCCATTGAGGACAAAGGAAGTCTTGCAGCATTTCAAGAAGCTATGGCGGAAGCGGTTGCCAAGAAagacaaaattccaaaaaatcatCCCTATGTTTCGTGGGCGGTCGGAATGAAGACATCTCTCGGTAGGGAGTCAAGACTTGCTGCGGTGCCTATAGAATACGTCGCAAAATTTGGATCGGTGCAGGGGAGAGAGCTGATGAAAGACCACGTTCCGATGTTACTTCGATTCTATGAGGAAAATGTACTTCCAAAGCTACAGTAA